A genome region from Candidatus Omnitrophota bacterium includes the following:
- a CDS encoding carboxymuconolactone decarboxylase family protein: MNKLEEISQKRKEAHAKLLSLRSKVYEAFLEMEKAAFCDGALTKKQKELIAVGISVAIHCESCMQWHIEQAALSGASMREALEAVEVGIEMGGGPATVSARFALDVIEDAYREK; encoded by the coding sequence ATGAACAAACTTGAAGAAATCTCCCAAAAGCGCAAAGAAGCCCACGCCAAACTGCTGTCGCTGCGATCGAAGGTTTACGAAGCCTTTTTAGAGATGGAAAAAGCCGCCTTCTGCGACGGCGCTCTGACCAAGAAACAAAAGGAACTGATCGCCGTGGGTATCTCGGTCGCCATCCATTGCGAATCCTGCATGCAATGGCATATCGAACAGGCGGCATTGTCGGGAGCCTCCATGCGGGAAGCGTTGGAAGCCGTGGAAGTGGGCATCGAAATGGGAGGCGGCCCGGCGACGGTTTCCGCCCGTTTCGCGTTGGATGTCATCGAAGACGCATATAGGGAAAAATAG